TTATCTCACCTTTAGCAAGACGTTTTTTTAGTATATCAATTGCAGAATCTTTATCTTTCTTATCCTTTTTTAATAAAGATATTAATACATAAAATATAAAAAGCCAAAAGATAAACATCCAAAATCCGTGGAACATTGTCATGTTCATATGCATATAATCAAA
The Arcobacter sp. F155 genome window above contains:
- a CDS encoding SHOCT domain-containing protein, encoding MFDYMHMNMTMFHGFWMFIFWLFIFYVLISLLKKDKKDKDSAIDILKKRLAKGEITKEEYEEIKKTLE